CTATCTGTTGATAttgttataatcatcggcaaggatattgagcagTGCGCAgcagtgatttattggtttattgccataagtgtacagtgcgcaaagagatccccactcttccgccgagagctcattatccgtgccgataactatactagagatagaattttgacataaatccCATTCAAGTAATGTTAAAcacctatctctagtaagcaaaacaacagataggtAACATACTAGGAACGGCCGTTGTCAATAAGTGTACCTCATTAAtggaggaaaataaatatttttaagttattacaGATTTACAGAGtagaacattaaatattgttattgtttcagGGACTTGAAACAATTGATTGAAGAGATGGTGCATTAGAATAGacctttattaaattatgtgcTAGATTTTGTTGGAATAAACTGGTTAttaatgtattgtttgttttttttttatctaatatttCATTAGGTGTTAATTAAATCATTCTTTACACTTCTCTGATCACAAaattagttgggaaaaggctagactaataattaatttataaacataaataatatggGTCCCCAGCTTGGGTGACAAAACTACAATAGGTAAGGTATGTAGTAAAgtaatactaattttataaagaggaaaactttggttgtaatggataaactcaaaaactactggaccgattttaaatattctttcaccataaGGCTGCCTatccaccggagcggagctaggctgcggagtggagaagctgagaaatattaaccaatatgATTGCccaaaatctccgctcctcaatcctattggttaatatttctgtttctccactccgcagcctagctccgctccggtggacaggcagccttacATAGCTATTAcctgcgagtaacataagctatattttatcccggtgcgggcagtaggtagttcccacgggacgcgggtgaagccgcgggaaaacggctagtccaGCATAAAATAAGTATGAGAATGAAGTACAAAGCGATCCGTTTTGTTCTTTCGGAACCCTACCtataatcaaagtcaaagtatcttTATTGTGTACTATGTAAGTTACAGATCTTAACAATCTATGGGGTACCTTATTGATTGGGAGTCAACCTATTTGAAAAGAATTTAAACCTGGTTTTACTGTAACTGCAGAACCATTAGGTTTGTTTTAGGACTTACGGCCTTAGTTTTTATTCTATATATATGTAATAGTTCATGTTTCGcttttagataatattttcgGTGAAGTACAAGCTTAGGCTGAAAATGCGGTGTCGAATGTCGATATGTCAAACCGTGTCAATGTCATGATTCCTTACGTCAATCTCGTTTGACAGTTGGTTgctgttttgtttacattttaattttacaaattacaaaattgaaaaCCAAAAAGCCATTATAGCCATTAAATTTGAATATTACAGGAATATTACTACTTTGCTTGGTAGGACTAATTTGCTTGGTTATAAAACAAAGTGTTCCAATAATTATCACCAAATCTTGAAATCGCAATGCATAACTGTTTTGTGGATATCACAACAGAATTCTTAGCTGTAGCCTTTCACAACATTCTATATTACACGTCAGTTTATCCTAAGAGTATCTTCGACAGGCGGAAAAAGTATAACATCGTTGTGAACCATTCAATACATCCTGAGGTGAACCAGTACATCAACTTGTGTTTGAAGAGTATAAGCGAGTGCTTGAAGACTGATCAACTAGCATGCATCGAGTTCGCTGTCACCGACAACCAGTACAATACGTTATTGAAATTTGTGTTccaatttcatcaaaacatgAACTTTGATGAAACTGGTGATGCCTATTTGGTGCAGTGCGAACAGAACCTTCGCACTTTTTGTTTAAAGTTGGCTGCTATAAGTAATCACTTCAAGCACTTACCTGATGACTGCAGTTTCTCCATATACATCCATACCAATGAGTCCAATGCTGTTGCCATATCAATCAATCCTGATTTCGAAGAGTTCCCGTTGGTTGAAGTCAGTGACAAGACTGAGGTGACTCAGAAAATTATTCCCCTCACCAGGTTTTCTATTAGAAATTATGGTTTGGATACTTTCGTAGAGATGAAATGAGAAATCAAGAATTACTGGCTTTGAGttcacaaaacttaaaaaaatcacaatcTATTAAAAAATGAGGACAAACTGTAAGAGAAtgggttattaaaataataaaacaataatttggaTGGAATGTAGACTGTGCCAACTGTCTTCTGGAAAGTGTTATTGTATATGTCTAAATCTTtaagtgtataaataaaacacattttttaatgttattacataagtatttttatttgcaggCATCAACTGGTTATTCACATTCAAAACTGCATTCAACAGATACCATCTTCATTCTTTAGTTTAACTTTCAGGCATCTCAACCTTGAGTATATCTCATCCCAGTCCACATAGGCTCCTATTAGTTGTCTCACATTATTCTCGCTGTCCTCATATGCGTTCCTTCCATGCAGTAGTCGAATATTGTCAAAGCATAATATGTCCCCAGCTTTCGTCTTGAACCGCGCCGCGAATTTATGATTCAAAGCCAGGAAGTTTCTGTGAGCTTCATACCATGGCTTCACTGTCTCAATAGGTCCAGGGAACTGACTGCCTCTTTGTGGAATGGAAAAGTTAATTCGCGTTATTTCTCCGTGTCGGTCTAATCGAATAACGGGCTCGCGGTATAACTTAAAGAATTCGTTGCCGTCTTCTACCCCAACGTCCCGCCATTCGATTTCCGTGTCGGTAAGCAGCTTATATTGCTCTGGGTGATGCTCTTCCATATATCTGGCAGTAAAGTGACAGTCCGATAGTATGTTTTCGCCACCTAGGCTCTTTGTTTGAACTAAACAATGTAGTAAATTCGTTCCCGGGCAGTACTCATAGTAGGGCAGGTCAGTGTGTAGCTGCAAGTTACTCGACAGATAGGCCACATTACTCGTGTTCGGTACATTCCGCACAACAAACTTGACCCCATAGTGTGTCCTCTTAGTAAATCCAATTTTGTTCACTATCGCGTCTACAGCTGTTTCCGAGTCTGGAGTATTCTGTATTAAGGCGACACCGTACACGGAAAACTGGTATAGCCAGTTGTACAGGGCCTCGTCCGAGTTTAGTATCTCGTTGTAATCatgtttggaaaatattttattgaactcATCACCATGCCACGATATCTTCTTGGGTTTATAGATAGTATCGGTGTAGTTCTTCTGATGTTCCGGCGCAAAACCCCTGAGTTTGAGCCAGTTCAAATTATATTGGGATGTGTGTCCGTCGTCCCATGTGACTTGCAGGTAGTTCTGGTGGTTTGAAACATCCTTCGGTTTAACGTTGACGTCGAATTTGCTCCAATCAAGAATCCGGCTTTTGGCCGTGGTATGATAGCACTGTTCGCACTGGCAGTTCTCTCGTAACCACACGTATGGGAACTGCAAAGACTCGCCGCGGATATCTACGTTTAATAAATCGtccgttttatttttgtgtagcaCATTTTGTGTGTGAATTAGTTTGATAGTAGCTGCGCTTGGCAACGATTGAGCGAAGTGTTTCGCCCTGGTAGCGAGTCTCAAGGCGAACATGTTGACGTGCTGCCGCGAGCGAGCGGGCACGACACTGAGATAAAACTGTGATATAATTCATGTTCGGTATGTTAATGAACCGGGATGTTACGTTATGATATAACAATCATTGTTTATGTGATGGCGTGTGTAAGTGGCCTATTGTTTTGAGCAGCTGCTCAATTAGCTTAGAGAATTATTGCTCATCATTTTAACCAGCCTTGGCCTAGACCATTGAACTTTATTCAAGAACATACTTATGAAGTGGACAAGACAGCTTTTAGTTCATACcggtttttatttactcaagTTAAACATAGGTAAATAGGCACCGCTCGTGATTGCAAACAACAACTTTGGAATCTACTACAACATCGACCTTCGCAGTCTCATCTGACTGTCGctaaaataatcttaattaaacCAAATACAAATAATCGAAGTACTAATTAAACAGCGACTTTAGGTACACAATCATTATGTTATCTAGTTAAGTTATTACGTCACACAACAAGAGCGCAAAGATAGGCAAATATTTGAACCACAAAACGGATATAGTTATCTTCGAAATAACATAAACTAGCCATATTTCATCTtattaacaacataatattatctcCACTTCTCCCATAAAGTAGGTAAAGCAGAGACCTatctaaaactaaacaaattgaTATGAAGTCTGCATAGATATGGAGGACCTATATCTAGGGCTAGGCGTTTTATTCGGGgctttattttctcaaaaattaaatacttattgcaATAAcactatttattgtaaaaaatataccttattaaaaataaattgctttaaatTATAACTAATAACAACATTTTTGATTCATAGTTACTTgattaacattaataaataaaatctatttagacgtctgacagagaatggaagaaaaagacatgtagcgccgaccccaaatgacttgggaacagggcaggaagatgaataaataaaatctatttataggTATTTCTAGTGCAAAAAttggtgtaaatatttttcatatagcGTGGAGTATCGTATCGACCTTTCTGGgagtatatatatttatttgataaggcTAAGGCTAGATTCAAACAACCATTTCATAAgctgaaaatatgtaaaacaatgATATAAGATCTGGTAAGAGTTACTAGGATTATTGCAGATTTTTTAATTctagtcaaataactttgctccTCTAAAGACAGCCATTTAAAACGACTATTGCATGCGCAATACTGTTTTGATCACACGATTTGGCTGGCATGAAGCGGGGTGGTAAAGCTAGCAGTGTAACTTTCGAACACAGAATCTACAGTACTTACAACAATAATGTTACATACAGTTTATAAATGAGTATCCTATATATTGCTGATCAAATATGCATTGACTATGTGATTTATTGACAATatttaacatcattaaaattcatCTACACaattattaagaaaaacaaGACATTTTATGCCTACAAAATAACTAACAATATAGCAAATTCCAGTCTTACTGGCGGAATCTTTAGAACTTCGATTTTGAAAAAAGCACGCATCTATAAAAAGCTGTTAATATTTTCGCGgcgaataataatatatttgattCAATTAACTAAAACAAAGTCAAATATAAAGGCACCACAAGGAACTGGGATTGTCATCCGTAGTGATGTACATATTAATGTCGATAAATTAAAGAGTTCTTATCGACTTCATTTGAGCATTTTGTTCTTAAATCCCAAATGCTATCTATCCACCATTGAATAAGTGCATTATACATTACAACAGTCTATTTTCCTTCaatcagtaaaataattaagtactagTGTTTGATCTGTACTTTGATTTTATGGTAAGCGTTGCTAAGAACCCCTCGAATGTTCCAGATGTCGTCAAACTTCTCTGGTTGTGTGTTGAAGTTACTGTCTGTTGCTTTCGCCCATAATTCGAGCTGCAGTGAAGAAAAAACTCATTAGTTTGATTGATACTCGAAACGATGTAAATATCGATAATTATGACACATCACTTTATATTATTCCTGTAAAATAAACTGTGGGTGTTTTGTTTAGTTTCACCTGTTGGATGAAGATGGATGTTTGCGATAGAGTACCCTGATAAACAactattctatattttaatCTGCCTCCACAAATAGAATTCGTTCAAATAGAAGAATAGAATTACCACAAGTAAAATTTTCTACTAACTGTTAGTAAAAGGAGAGTACAACTAATGTTGATACTTTGTATACTAGCATACCTCCTTCTGTCCCTTGGCGACGGGTATCCTAGCCGTCCAGAGCGTCCAGGCGTAGTGCTGCTGAGGCGGCGCGTCGTCGCACTGCAGCTCGTCGGCCTGCAGCCACGTCTTGCCGCAGTCGGGGGATATGTCGACACGGAGGATCTTTGCTCCTCCGCCGGAGTATGCGTAGCCTGGGTGGAGAGAGGTATTTTTAACCCATTCTTGGAATTTGTTGGGAACCCGGATGTAAAGCATTTCATGAAAGTATGTAGACTACAACACTCTTGGAAAAATCGATAAAAATGTGACAGTGTACATATCAGTCGCATTACAGGTAACATTAATAGTAATGTAACATTGACAGGGACTGACGGAATTGCTGTCGCATATATATTTTGTTAGGAATGGATTTTGATTATGtaagttcaaaaaaatatttttaatatgttgtATTGACTATCATGCCTACAACGACATAAAATCAATATAATCATCAATATACCTCTAACTTCCACAACCCCGTCTTTCGCTACCACAGCATCGCCATCAGCGGGGTCGCATATAGCGGAGGTGACGGGCAGGCTGTATATTGGCGGCGCGGAGGCGAAGTCTGCTGTCTCCCACGTCTTGGACGCGTTGAAGGATCGGTAGTCCTTCTGATGCCAGTGGGACGGACTCTCGTCGTATGATATTGTTATTGATTCTGTTGAGAGGATTTTGAAGGTTGGTCATCGTGGTTGGATGTGGATTTTTTGGGGATATTAGTTTTAATAAGAGGTTCGAAGTCATGGGGCAACCATGAACGTTGCCAAAATTAGGCGGTAGTAAATTTTTTGATGGGTGGGAAATCACACAAATACCCCGTTGTCCCGAGGTAGTGAAAGAGTGTCAGGAGGGTTTTACTGATTAAAAGCCATTCATGTTCCATGTTTCCTGATAGGGTTATTTCTTTACTAGGCCGCGGTAACTAAGATTACGACAGAAATACGATGTAATGATTCTATCTATTTTCCATGAATTAATATGACAATAGTTAAGTCGTcactgtttaattatttaaatatgttctCTTCTTATTTTTCGATTTCAcatgattaaattattaacaacATTATACACTATCATACAGGGAAAGTGAATGTAAATACATACCCAGCCACTTAACACTTCTCACGGCAGGCGCTCCAGGCACTATGACCCTGAGCGGGTACCCGTGGTCGGGCGGCAGCGGGTTGCCGTTCATATGTGTTGCTAACAATATGCGCCCGTTCGGGTTCAGTGCCTGGTCTAATGGTATGGAAGTGGAGAAGTTCACCCCAGTCGCGTCTATGTCTGAGCCTGTGAACTGgacaaattgattttattgtaattgtaattcGTAGATTTTTTTATCCAGTGAAATTAGCACGGCTATATTTTGAAAGTatgaaaaatcttttgaaatgaGAACTTCATGCTTTACAAGGTTTCTCATTAGAGAAAATTAATATGAATCTTGGGAGGCGTAATACAAAGAAAGGCAAATTTTCTAAATATCTTATCTTGAGCCTTGATTATCGCAAAAGCTATATTTGCGTGTATTTTTCGCAGATACTTATTTTAGGAAGGAGTTTTGAGGAAAGCTAGACGTCAAGTTAAGCTAATgccaaatataaaatgaatgatTTGCCAATTTAACCGGGCTATTCTCCAAAACCAAagtatagaatataataaaccTTACAATAACATGTTTGCCGACAGTATTGGCGGTATCGACGCCGCAGTAGACCAGCACGTCGCGCAGGTACACCCCCTCCCACAACGCGTTGCTGATGGCGCCGCCCTGCCAGCTGATGCCTTTCACTGGCTTCACCTGCTTTGGAGGGAGAGGAGAAAATATGAGTCTAAATAGAAGAATAGGTGGATAGAAGTAGGTTgtacataggtattaaaaacgacaaaaaatatttaagtaaccaGAATCTGGACGATGAAAGGATGAACAGTGTTTAGTAGCTGAGTGTATCTTAAAAATGGatgatcattattataattatggcaAAGGGGATTCTACAGTGTTTCAGAAAGCATGATCATAACTAGGTCCCGGCTGTTTTtgttctttggcagtcgtacaTAGGCATACCTCAGCCTAAGAGTTGTCAGGTATGACAACCTTTCATCCTACAATGAGTTTCGTACTGCTTAAGTAGGTAACTAGGTTTAGGTCAGGCATGCAATCACTCTACTtacaattagactggaagccaagtAAAATGCTAGGCGGATGACAAAAAGACCAAACCTCATTCATCTCACTCCGTCTATTCCCAGCACACATGAGGGCAGCTCTCACGCTCCCCTTAGGGAACATCTCCAGCTTGTCGAGGCTGAACTCTTTAACCCTGGTGCTGCCATCTCTGATGATGACGCGGACGCTGTGCTGGCCAGCATCCAAGTCTGGAACAGGCATGTGTTGACGGACGTAAAATAATTCACTGCAAACAGAAGAATACCAGGTGTTTGAGGAAGTTTGCAACAAACCATGCATTCTGGGAGAATAAACACAAACTTGTTCATTAAACTGTACAAGGTTTTAGAGGTTCGTTGAGTAAGTTGCAAGTATCAAAGCAGTAGCGGTTTATGCAACTTAAAAAATTTAACAAATGACAAATCCAAAGGACCTAGAACACCTAGTACAATACCaagaaactttcaaaaatggTAAATATGGACGAAGTTTTTGTCTAATTTCGTGCAGACACTTGTCAATCTTTACAGACTTTTGAAGTCTTTGTATTTGTCCATTGTACCCACACTTTTAAAATCAACTTCAACAATTTCACATTCAGTAATGTGGTCacacaacataaaacaaaaaacaaaatcaagcTGCAATACTCATACAAACACacacagaaaaacaaaagctagtCAAAAACCATCACACACAACATTTACCAACATACTTGGGCGTATCAAAGTGTGCTATCTGCAGCTTGGCGGGTATCTCAGCGTTGAACGGCTTGTTGGTCTTCACGATGAGCCGCTTGTCCCTGCTGGGCTCTTTCACCCAGAGCTCTTCGTCCGTGTGGTCTACTATGTCGTCTTCGTGAAGGTTACCTGTGAATACGCTGCTTATGTTTTTATTGGGAACTTGGTTTTGTAATTTGGGAGTTGGTCTGCAAGATTTACGAGCAAGGGAGTTTACGATAGGAATTTTACTGAGAGCTAATGATTTAATTTCCACGTTCACCGACAATTGTCACgtacaaacaattttattgtcgTTCTAAGAAAAATTGATGTTATTTTGAttagtgaacttgggccttggTAATGTATTTTCGTACCCAACAGGTCTGAGAATTATTTTCAAGTTGTCCAAA
The window above is part of the Helicoverpa armigera isolate CAAS_96S chromosome 3, ASM3070526v1, whole genome shotgun sequence genome. Proteins encoded here:
- the LOC110380307 gene encoding mitotic spindle assembly checkpoint protein MAD2B, with product MHNCFVDITTEFLAVAFHNILYYTSVYPKSIFDRRKKYNIVVNHSIHPEVNQYINLCLKSISECLKTDQLACIEFAVTDNQYNTLLKFVFQFHQNMNFDETGDAYLVQCEQNLRTFCLKLAAISNHFKHLPDDCSFSIYIHTNESNAVAISINPDFEEFPLVEVSDKTEVTQKIIPLTRFSIRNYGLDTFVEMK
- the LOC110380306 gene encoding gamma-butyrobetaine dioxygenase gives rise to the protein MFALRLATRAKHFAQSLPSAATIKLIHTQNVLHKNKTDDLLNVDIRGESLQFPYVWLRENCQCEQCYHTTAKSRILDWSKFDVNVKPKDVSNHQNYLQVTWDDGHTSQYNLNWLKLRGFAPEHQKNYTDTIYKPKKISWHGDEFNKIFSKHDYNEILNSDEALYNWLYQFSVYGVALIQNTPDSETAVDAIVNKIGFTKRTHYGVKFVVRNVPNTSNVAYLSSNLQLHTDLPYYEYCPGTNLLHCLVQTKSLGGENILSDCHFTARYMEEHHPEQYKLLTDTEIEWRDVGVEDGNEFFKLYREPVIRLDRHGEITRINFSIPQRGSQFPGPIETVKPWYEAHRNFLALNHKFAARFKTKAGDILCFDNIRLLHGRNAYEDSENNVRQLIGAYVDWDEIYSRLRCLKVKLKNEDGIC
- the LOC126053602 gene encoding sulfite oxidase, mitochondrial isoform X2; its protein translation is MSLKNILLRTIHQKNKFVNVAATAVKLTNQEQYEYKEQRRNDSNYRRIVGSALFSSVLVGTVFAEKSHKKGNKNKDGDTKVKAGERRPDLPTFRAEEVSKHDNEKSFWVTYKNGVYDVTSFLPSHPGGEQIMNAAGLSIEPFWNVYGMHKTQEVYALLESYRIGNLHEDDIVDHTDEELWVKEPSRDKRLIVKTNKPFNAEIPAKLQIAHFDTPNELFYVRQHMPVPDLDAGQHSVRVIIRDGSTRVKEFSLDKLEMFPKGSVRAALMCAGNRRSEMNEVKPVKGISWQGGAISNALWEGVYLRDVLVYCGVDTANTVGKHVIFTGSDIDATGVNFSTSIPLDQALNPNGRILLATHMNGNPLPPDHGYPLRVIVPGAPAVRSVKWLESITISYDESPSHWHQKDYRSFNASKTWETADFASAPPIYSLPVTSAICDPADGDAVVAKDGVVEVRGYAYSGGGAKILRVDISPDCGKTWLQADELQCDDAPPQQHYAWTLWTARIPVAKGQKELELWAKATDSNFNTQPEKFDDIWNIRGVLSNAYHKIKVQIKH
- the LOC126053602 gene encoding sulfite oxidase, mitochondrial isoform X1, which gives rise to MSLKNILLRTIHQKNKFVNVAATAVKLTNQEQYEYKEQRRNDSNYRRIVGSALFSSVLVGTVFAEKSHKKGNKNKDGDTKVKAGERRPDLPTFRAEEVSKHDNEKSFWVTYKNGVYDVTSFLPSHPGGEQIMNAAGLSIEPFWNVYGMHKTQEVYALLESYRIGNLHEDDIVDHTDEELWVKEPSRDKRLIVKTNKPFNAEIPAKLQIAHFDTPNELFYVRQHMPVPDLDAGQHSVRVIIRDGSTRVKEFSLDKLEMFPKGSVRAALMCAGNRRSEMNEQVKPVKGISWQGGAISNALWEGVYLRDVLVYCGVDTANTVGKHVIFTGSDIDATGVNFSTSIPLDQALNPNGRILLATHMNGNPLPPDHGYPLRVIVPGAPAVRSVKWLESITISYDESPSHWHQKDYRSFNASKTWETADFASAPPIYSLPVTSAICDPADGDAVVAKDGVVEVRGYAYSGGGAKILRVDISPDCGKTWLQADELQCDDAPPQQHYAWTLWTARIPVAKGQKELELWAKATDSNFNTQPEKFDDIWNIRGVLSNAYHKIKVQIKH
- the LOC126053602 gene encoding sulfite oxidase, mitochondrial isoform X3; the encoded protein is MSLKNILLRTIHQKNKFVNVAATAVKLTNQEQYEYKEQRRNDSNYRRIVGSALFSSVLVGTVFAEKSHKKGNKNKDGDTKVKAGERRPDLPTFRAEEVSKHDNEKSFWVTYKNGVYDVTSFLPSHPGGEQIMNAAGLSIEPFWNVYGMHKTQEVYALLESYRIGNLHEDDIVDHTDEELWVKEPSRDKRLIVKTNKPFNAEIPAKLQIAHFDTPKYVDLDAGQHSVRVIIRDGSTRVKEFSLDKLEMFPKGSVRAALMCAGNRRSEMNEQVKPVKGISWQGGAISNALWEGVYLRDVLVYCGVDTANTVGKHVIFTGSDIDATGVNFSTSIPLDQALNPNGRILLATHMNGNPLPPDHGYPLRVIVPGAPAVRSVKWLESITISYDESPSHWHQKDYRSFNASKTWETADFASAPPIYSLPVTSAICDPADGDAVVAKDGVVEVRGYAYSGGGAKILRVDISPDCGKTWLQADELQCDDAPPQQHYAWTLWTARIPVAKGQKELELWAKATDSNFNTQPEKFDDIWNIRGVLSNAYHKIKVQIKH